One region of Cinclus cinclus chromosome 1, bCinCin1.1, whole genome shotgun sequence genomic DNA includes:
- the LOC134051092 gene encoding feather beta keratin-like — protein MACCQPCGPTPLANSCNEPCALQCQDSRVIINPSPVLVTLPGPIMTSFPQNTVVGSTSSAAVGTELNAQGQPISGGFGFGLGYGLGYGYGLGGLGCYGRRGGYNC, from the coding sequence ATGGCCTGCTGCCAACCCTGCGGACCCACcccgctggccaacagctgcaacgagccctgtgccctgcaatGCCAGGACTCCCGCGTCATCATCAACCCTTCCCCCGTGCTGGTCACCCTGCCAGGACCCATCATGacctccttcccccagaacACCGTCGTCGGATCCACCTCCTCGGCTGCCGTTGGCACTGAACTCaatgcccagggacagcccatCTCTGGTGGATTTGGCTTCGGCCTTGGCTACGGGCTGGGCTATGGCTATGGGCTGGGAGGCCTGGGCTGCTACGGCAGAAGGGGTGGCTACAACTGCTAA